A window of the Streptomyces sp. NBC_01351 genome harbors these coding sequences:
- a CDS encoding MFS transporter produces the protein MSAQTTDDAEPGSEDGRSAAVVTGGSKYEQRGWYFYDFAVSVYSASVVTVFLGPYLTSIAKAAADPEGFVHPLGIPVRAGSFFAYTVSASVILAVLLMPLAGAVADRTGRKKPLLAVAAYTGAAATTGMFFLGGERYLLGGLLLIVANASLSVSMVLYNAYLPQISTPDERDAVSSRGWAFGYTAGSVMLVMNLVLYTGHESFGLSEGMAIRICLASAGLWWGAFALIPLNRLRDRAVVREPGAAPAVSGWKQLVATLKDMRRYPLTLSFLLAYLIYNDGVQTVISQASIYGSEELELEQSTLIGAILLVQVLAVAGALGMGRLARIYGAKRTILGSLAAWALTLGAGYFLPARTPVWFFALAAMIGLVLGGSQALSRSLFSHLVPAGKEAEYFSAYEMSDRGLSWVGPLVFGLTYQVTGSYRDAIISLVVFFALGFVLLARVPVRRAVEAAGNPVPERI, from the coding sequence ATGAGCGCGCAGACGACGGACGACGCGGAACCGGGGTCCGAGGACGGCAGATCCGCCGCCGTGGTGACGGGCGGGAGCAAGTACGAACAGCGCGGCTGGTACTTCTACGACTTCGCGGTGTCCGTGTACTCGGCGAGCGTGGTCACCGTGTTCCTCGGGCCCTACCTGACCTCGATCGCCAAGGCGGCGGCGGACCCCGAGGGCTTCGTGCACCCGCTGGGCATCCCGGTGCGGGCCGGTTCGTTCTTCGCCTACACGGTGTCCGCCTCGGTGATCCTGGCCGTGCTGCTCATGCCGCTGGCCGGCGCGGTCGCGGACCGGACCGGCCGCAAGAAGCCGCTGCTGGCCGTGGCCGCGTACACGGGGGCCGCGGCGACGACCGGCATGTTCTTCCTGGGCGGCGAGCGGTACCTGCTGGGCGGGCTGCTGCTGATCGTGGCGAACGCCTCGCTGTCGGTCTCGATGGTGCTGTACAACGCCTACCTGCCGCAGATCTCCACGCCGGACGAGCGGGACGCGGTCTCCTCGCGCGGCTGGGCGTTCGGGTACACCGCGGGCTCGGTGATGCTCGTGATGAACCTGGTGCTCTACACGGGCCACGAATCCTTCGGCCTCAGCGAGGGCATGGCGATCCGGATCTGCCTGGCCTCCGCCGGCCTGTGGTGGGGCGCCTTCGCGCTGATCCCGCTGAACCGGCTGCGGGACCGTGCCGTGGTCCGGGAGCCGGGCGCGGCCCCGGCCGTCAGCGGGTGGAAGCAGCTCGTCGCCACCTTGAAGGACATGCGGCGCTACCCGCTGACCCTGTCGTTCCTGCTGGCGTACCTGATCTACAACGACGGCGTGCAGACGGTGATCTCCCAGGCCTCCATCTACGGGTCGGAGGAGCTGGAGCTGGAGCAGTCCACCCTCATCGGGGCGATCCTGCTCGTCCAGGTCCTCGCGGTGGCGGGAGCCCTGGGGATGGGGCGGCTGGCCCGGATCTACGGAGCCAAGCGGACGATCCTCGGTTCGCTGGCCGCCTGGGCGCTGACGTTGGGGGCCGGATACTTCCTGCCGGCCCGGACCCCGGTGTGGTTCTTCGCACTCGCGGCGATGATCGGACTGGTCCTGGGCGGCAGCCAGGCTCTGTCGCGTTCGCTGTTCTCGCACCTGGTGCCGGCGGGCAAGGAGGCCGAGTACTTCTCGGCGTACGAGATGAGCGACCGCGGGCTGAGCTGGGTGGGGCCGCTCGTCTTCGGCCTGACGTACCAGGTCACGGGCAGCTACCGGGACGCGATCATCTCGTTGGTGGTCTTCTTCGCACTGGGTTTCGTGCTGCTGGCGCGAGTGCCGGTGCGGCGCGCCGTGGAGGCGGCAGGCAATCCTGTACCCGAACGGATCTGA
- a CDS encoding glycerophosphodiester phosphodiesterase family protein, whose product MTHVRLRHPYLDHPAPIPFAHRGGAADGLENTAAAFHRAADAGYRYFETDVHASADGKLVAFHDSTLDRVTDAQGRIAELPWKRIGEARVGGTEPLALFEELLEEFPEARWNIDIKAESALHPLVNLIARTGAWDRVCVGSFSESRVARAQKIAGPRLATSYGVRGVLGLRLRSFAIPAALRVGAVAAQVPETQGGIRVVDRRFVRTAHARGLQVHVWTVNEPERMESLLDLGVDGIMTDRIDILRTVLERRGAWA is encoded by the coding sequence GTGACGCACGTACGCCTTCGCCATCCGTATCTGGACCACCCGGCCCCGATCCCCTTCGCGCACCGGGGAGGTGCCGCGGACGGACTGGAGAACACCGCCGCCGCCTTCCACCGGGCCGCCGACGCGGGCTACCGGTACTTCGAGACCGATGTGCACGCCTCGGCCGACGGGAAACTCGTCGCCTTCCACGACTCCACGCTGGACCGGGTCACCGACGCGCAGGGCCGGATCGCCGAGCTGCCCTGGAAGCGGATCGGCGAGGCCCGGGTGGGGGGCACCGAGCCGCTGGCCCTCTTCGAGGAGCTGCTGGAAGAGTTCCCCGAGGCGCGCTGGAACATCGACATCAAGGCGGAGTCCGCCCTGCATCCGCTGGTCAACCTGATCGCGCGGACGGGCGCCTGGGACCGGGTCTGCGTGGGCTCCTTCTCGGAGAGCCGGGTGGCCCGGGCGCAGAAGATCGCCGGCCCCCGGCTGGCGACCTCCTACGGGGTGCGCGGGGTGCTCGGCCTGCGGCTGCGCTCGTTCGCGATCCCGGCCGCACTGCGCGTCGGGGCGGTGGCGGCGCAGGTTCCCGAGACCCAGGGGGGCATCCGCGTGGTCGACCGGAGGTTCGTACGGACCGCGCACGCACGGGGACTCCAGGTGCACGTGTGGACCGTGAACGAACCGGAACGCATGGAGTCTCTCCTCGACCTGGGAGTCGATGGCATCATGACCGACCGGATCGACATCTTGCGCACGGTGCTGGAGCGGCGCGGGGCCTGGGCCTGA